The sequence below is a genomic window from bacterium.
GCGCCTGCCCTCTGACCAATGCCCCCTTTGAGGTGGAAGAAAAACAATTACGGGAACTGCATCTGAAAATAAGGCCTTGAGTAACTACTCAGCCACTAAGGCACTAAGACACAAAGACCTTGTGGCTGAGTACTTACTTTTTTTATGGTATCTTTAGTGGATTATGCCTTTTTTGTAATCGTTCACCACAGAGACACTGAGACACGGAGAATAATTTTAGAAAAAGCACTTACAGAGCAAATAATTGGGTCAGCAATATGAAGTTTATAGGCATTTAGGCCCTGGCTTATTAGAGTCAGCCTACGAAGAATGCCTTTGTCATGAACTCTATTTGCATGGTCTAAATTTTGAACGACAAAGACCTCATTAAGAGACTTGTCCTTTAGATTTTTCGGCATCGTTTCAAAATGCTGAAATAGCAGCTTTACACTTTTAGCAATTTTAGGCAATGTGTGCAGCAAACATAAACAGCCTTTTCCCGCTCTGAAAGCCAGTTTGGGACTTTTTTGTGTTCCGG
It includes:
- a CDS encoding GxxExxY protein; this translates as MGQQYEVYRHLGPGLLESAYEECLCHELYLHGLNFERQRPH